GAGGCAAGCCGATTCATAATTACATCGAGCGCTCCTCCGGCCTCCCCTGCATTGACAAGGTTTACCATAAGCTCGTCAAACACCTTGGGATGTTTTCTCAATGCAGCCGAAAAGCTTTCGCCGGCCTTCACGGATTCACGTACTTCTCTAAGCACCTTTTTAAAGGTTATGTTCTCGGACTGCTCCCTCAGAATGTCGAGAATCTGAACGATGGGAACTCCGGCGTTAATCATGGTGGAAAACTGTCGGGCAAAAATAACCAGATCAACCAGCTTGACCCTAGGAGCCAGAAAGGGCAGATACTCGGAAATGTGCTTTGGAGCGGGTTTAACCTTGGAAATCTTTATACCCTGACGCTCAAGTATTTGCCTGACGGCACCGGGAGAATCGGCTTCCAGCTTGCCCTTTATGGTGAGCCCCTGTCTGTTTATACCCGTCCATATAAACTCGGCCATAGCACTCCCCTGTAAAAACCTGAATTACCTTAGGCTAGTCTCTTGCAGTTGTTCGTATGACTTCCTCAATGGAGGTTATCCCGGCCTTGACTTTATTGATTCCGCTCTGACGAAGCGTTTTCATCCCAAGCCGCATTGCTTCCTTCTTCAACTCGGCGGCGGAAGCCCCTGCCAGGACCAGCTCCTGTATTTCCTCGTACATGGGCATAAGCTCATAAAGAGCAACTCGACCTCTGTACCCGGTATTGTTGCAGGCCTGACATCCTCTGGGCCGATAACAGGTAAAGTTTTCTATTTCACGTTCCGAAACTCCAAGGTCAAGCAGAACATCCGGGGGCACGTCATCGGGCACCTTGCATTGATCGCAGAGTTTTCTTACGAGACGTTGGGCCAGAGCAAGATTCAAGGCCGACGCGATAAGAAAGGGCTCCACTCCCATGTTGATAAGCCTTGTAACGGTACTGGGGGCATCGTTTGTGTGCAGAGTGCTCAGGACAAGGTGACCCGTGAGAGCAGCCTTCACGGCTATTTCTGCCGTCTCCAGGTCTCGAATCTCTCCCACCATGATAATGTCAGGATCCTGCCTCAGGAAGGACCTTAAAGCCGCTGCAAAGGTAAGACCTATGGATTCGTGAACCTGAACCTGATTTATACCGGGGAGGTTGTATTCAACAGGGTCTTCGGCCGTGGAGATATTACGCTCAACCTTGTTAAGCTCCATTAAAGCGCTGTAAAGCGTGGTCGTCTTACCGCTACCCGTCGGCCCCGTCACCAAAACCATGCCGTAGGGCTTGTAAATGGCCTCCCGAAAAATGCTTAACTGATCTTCTTCAAAGCCCAGCTGGGTCATATCGAGCTGCAGATTGGACTTGTCCAGAATTCGAAGAACGATTTTTTCACCAAAAATAGTCGGGAGGCAGGAAACACGAAAATCCACTTCTTTGCCCAGAATCTTGGCCTTTATGCGACCATCCTGAGGAAGCCTTCTCTCGGCTATGTCAAGATTGCTCATAATCTTCACACGGGTCGAAATGGCATGTTTATAACGAACCGGCGGCCTCATGACCTCGTAAAGAATACCGTCAATTCTATACCTCACACGAAGCATTTTTTCGTAGGGCTCTATATGAATGTCGCTGGCCTTTTTTCTGATTGCATCGGTCAGCAGAGAATTTACCAGACGAACAACAGGTGCTTCTGTCGCATCTCCCTCAAGTTCCGCAAGATCGATTTCCTCCGTGTCTTCAATAACACTGAGATCCGCTTCATCGGTGAGCATCTTAAGTGCCGCGTCCAGTTCTGTGCTCACCTCACGACGCTTTTCCAGTATTTCGTTAATGGCGCTCTCGGTAGCAACATGAAACCTGATGGTTTTCTGAGTAAGGAATCTCAGATCATCCGCAGCCATTCTATTGGTGGGATCAGCAGTCGCCACATGAAGAATATTTCCGGTCAGACCGAAAGGCACAACTCCGTGCTTTTCGGCAGATTCCCTCAATATGATCCCCATAACATCTTCGGAAATGTTCAACTTTCTCAGGTCCACCAGAGGAAGCTTCATCTGCCTCGCAAGAGCAACGGCAAGATCTTTTTCATCTATATAACCACGTTTCAGAAGGATTTTTCCCAGCCGTTCCCGGGTACGTCTCTGCTCGTTGAGAGCTTCCTGAAGCTGGTCTTTGGTAATAAAACCACTTTCCACCAAAATCTGACCTATCCTCTGATACGTTGCCGGCTGTGTCATGACTCAAGCCTCTGTTACGTGTATTATTCACATTCTGGATTCTTTTTGAATTTTATAAATTAACATGAGAATTACATCAAGCATGACTTTTCTGAAAACGTTTAGAATACCTTACACACTTAAGTCAAATAGATCTTACCTATCTTCTGTGCCAGCCTGATAACCTCATCGATCAGCTTTTTATCCTCGATGGTCTTCCAGATTACCTTACCGGGCGGCCCGGGAATGACAAAAACCAGTGAATTCCCTACCTTTTTTTTGTCCGCCTGGAAAACGCTCATCATCTTGTCGGGGGAATATTCAGAAGGAAGGCCTGTGGGTAAACCGTAAGCAGACAGGAGATCTTTGAGCATGTTAAGATGTTCTCGGTCCAGGTATCCCAGCTGTCTTCCCAGAATCCCCGCGCAGATTAAACCCATAGCCACAGCATGCCCGTGATTTATCGTATAGTTACTGATGCGTTCAACGGCATGTCCAAAGGTATGACCCAGATTGAGCACCTTTCTGACACCGCCTTCTTTCTCGTCTTCCATAACAATCCCGGCCTTTATCTCAACACATCTGAAAACCACGTGGGCCATCACATCGGCCCTTCGCCTTAGAATATCATCGCTGTTATCGAGCAAAAAACGAACCAAATCGGCATCACCGATCCATGCCGTTTTTATTACCTCCGCCATGCCTTCGCGGAAGTTCTCTTCACTCAGAGTTTGCAGAAAATCGGGGTCTATACCGACCCACAGAGGTTGGTGAAAGGTTCCCAGAAGGTTTTTGCCTTCGGGAAGGTCAACACCCGTCTTCCCACCAACACTACTGTCCACCTGAGCAACAAGGGTTGTCGGAATTTGGACAACCGGGATACCGCGCATGTATATTGACGCCAAAAATCCCACCACATCGCCGGTAACCCCACCTCCCACGGCCACGAGCAGAGAATGTCTGTCAGCACCCCGCCTTACGAGCTCCCTTGCAAGCTCTTCCACGGCAGAAAGCTTTTTATTCTGCTCCGAAGCGTCCCATACTATGCTTTCCGTAGCGGTCAAACACCTGTGGCCCCACAGGCCATGGACAAATCGATCCCAGACACAAAAAACCCGGCGTCCCCGGGAAAGGTCTTTTATAATTCGATCAAGCCGCCTATGCAGCCCACTCTCACACATTACCTCGTACGATCGACTTTCCCCGCCGGAAAGCACAACATTAAGTTTCATTATTTCCCTCGCAACGGCATTTTTCGGAAGATTCTGCAATTTCAAGAGCAGAACATCCACTGCAGTCATCGGGAGAGCATGAACACTGCCCTTTTAACCCTCTGGCTATATGCCTGCAGGCAACAATAAGCGCAAAAAGCACGGTAAAAACTACAACGATCCATTGAAACATTTACCTAACTCCCTCATATATAATCGGCAGGCCCATCAGTTTTCCCAAATCAATGGATACAGATTCCGGTGAGTGGTATCCATTCGGGTTAAACCGAGTTCACGGGCCTTTGATATAACCAGCTCATACTCCTGCCTTCTTAAAGTCCTTGAAAGCTCAGGTATATTGGGGGCCAGATGGAAGGGTCTGTAATGACCCATTACGTTGATGTAGGTTTGCACGGAAAGGTTTTCGGCTATCCACTCGAGCACTTTCAGGCTTTCCTCCACATAACCGGGCAAAACGAGATGCCTTACTATCAGCCCCCTTTTTGCAACCCCCCTCCCGTTCATTTCAAGATCCCCGACCTGCCTGTACATCTCCATAACGGCGACCTTTACAATATCGGGATAATCAGGCGCATGGCTCAATTTTTTTGCCAGTTCCCCATTAAGATATTTTATGTCCGTCAGGTAAATATCCACAATCCCTTCAAGGCTTTTCAGGGCTTCAACGCTTTCATATCCTCCCGTGTTGTACACCACCGGAGGTATTTTTTCCGTTTTTCGAAGCTCTTCCACGGCCCAGCGAATATGAGGGATATAGGCGGTAGGGGTTATAAAGTTAAGGTTTTCGCAGCCCCGTTCCACCAGGCTTTTGAGAATTCCAAGGAAATCCGGATCGGTTAAATCTTCGCCTCGACCGAACCAGCTCATTTCATAGGTCTGACAATACATACAGCGCATAACGCAGTGTGAAAAAAACACGGCTCCGGAACCCGTCTCTCCCACGAGGCAAGCTTCTTCACCAAAATGAAGGAAAGCCCCCGCAATCCTCACATCAGCTCCGGCACCGCATCTCCCTTTTTTCCCTTCTCTTCTGTTAACCTCGCACATCCAGGGACATAGCCTGCAACGAGTATATTCTTCAAACATCTCGGTTATCTTTCGGCCATGAGGAAGAACAGAGCCACGGCGGTTTTTATTCCCTTGAAAAAATCATCGAGATTGAACCTTTCATTGGGCCCGTGTATGCCGTCATCGGGTCTTCCAAACCCCAACAGCAGTATGGGTTTCGACCCCATCAGTTCCGAAAAAAGGCTGACCACAGGGATCGAACCACCCTCACGCATAAAAACCGGGGGCCTGCCAAAAGCAATTTCCAAGGCCCTTGCGGCAATCTGAACCTCTCTGCTCTTCGTATTCACCAAAACGGGGTCGGTTCCTTCCATCGGGGTTACCTTCACACGGACTCCGGGAGGGGTAACCTTCCTTATGTATTGCCCGGTAAGGTCGGTTATTTTTTTGTATCGCTGATTCGGAACAAGGCGCATGCTTATTTTGGCTCCGGCCCTGGACGGAATTACCGTTTTTGCTCCAGGGCCTGAATACCCTCCCCAGATGCCGTTCACGTCCAGAGTGGGTCTCAGAAGCCTGCGCTCAAGGGGATGAAACTCTTTTTCACCACCAAATACACTTATACCCAGATATTCCTTTAACTGCTCCTCATCAAAGGGCAGAGAACGGATCATAGCCCTTTCGGTCTCATCAGGAACCAGCACATCGTCGTAAAACCCTTCTATCATTACACGGTCGTTCTCGTCTTTGAGGTGAGAGAGAATGTCCACCAGGGCCTGGAGAGGATTAACGACGATTCCTCCGTAAACCCCCGAGTGAAGATCTCTTTTTGGCCCCTCAACGTCAATCTGTAGATAGGCAAGGCCTCTAAGGCCATAGGTAATCGCAGGGACGCCCGGCGCTGCCTGACTGCCGTCGGAGATGACCACGGCATCCGATTCCAGGAGTTCATGACGATGGAGCAAAAATTTCCTCAAGTTCGGGCTTCCGATTTCCTCCTCGCCTTCAAAAAGAAATCGCAGATTCACGGGAACCTGCAGACCTGCGCGATTTATAGCATCGAGGGCGGCAACATAACAAAAGAGCTGACCCTTATCATCACTTGCCCCCCGGGCATAAACATACCCGTCCTTTATCACAGGATCGAAGGGATCACTCTGCCATTCTTCCAAGGGATCAGGAGGTTGAACATCGTAATGGCCGTAAATAAGAAGCGTTGGCCCCTTATCTTTAGCCTGAAAGCTTCCACATACGACGGGATGCCCTTCGGTCTCAAGAACCTCACAACCGGCTCCTCGCGCCTTCAGTGCCTTACACAGCCTTTCTGCTGCGTTTTCAATGTACTTTCGACAGGTCGGATTAGCGCTGACACTCGGCAGTCTAAGCAATTCAAGGAGTTCGTGCAGATAGCCATCGCGTTGTTCATCAATTACTTTGAAGACTTCATCAATCTTCTCGGCCATGGGAGTAATGTCTCCTTTCGGATATACCTATTCTCTTTGCATGGTGCACTTTTCGCACAAAAGTCCCTGCACCCTGCCATCAAGAAGTCTTCTCCTGATTTCTCTGTACCTATCTCCATTCCACGCTTCTTCGAGGCTCTGCGTCTTCAGATCTCCAAGAATTGTTGTCTGCTCCCAGTCGTTACAACAAAGAAGCAATTCCCCTCTGACGTTCACATAGGCCTGCTCCATAGGGCGCACACACCACGAAAAAGGCTCCAGAGGTCTGGCACTTACCCCGAGATCGGCAATCTGAGGATTGGCGCGATTGCTCATTGGTCTTATACTTACACGAACCCCTCTTCTTTTCCAGTATTCTCTGATCTTTTCAACATCGGGTTCGATAAGCTTTGTTCGTATCATTGTAACTCTCAATTCCGGTTTTTTCTTCCTTAGCTTTGCCTTAAGTTCCAGAAACCGATCGATATTGTCCAGAACTTTTTCCAGTTTCAAACCAACCATGGTTTTCTCGTATTTTTCTTTTACAATCCCATGGACACTACAGGTAAGAACATCCAGTCCAGAATCCAGAAGATCTCTTGCCACTTCTTCAGTTAAAAGGCTGGCGTTTGTATTTATTTTCGTGTATGTGGGAAACCTCTTCTTTGAAGAAATATAACGAATCCTTTCGCCAATCTCCGGATCAAGAAGAGGCTCGTTCATCAGATAAGGGCTGATTCTCCACATGCGATGGCGAACGCACTCGTCGATAATCGTTCTGTAAAGATCCCAGTCCATTCGCCCTTTAGGCAAAGGTCTTTTGGTCTTACCGTGAGGGCAGAAAATGCAGAAAGCATTACAGCCCGCAACGGTTTGAATTTGTATTACCCTGGGGAAGCTCCAGGCAGGTAATTCCTTTTTAGAGATAAAACGCCAGACTTTGTCCATAAATCCAGCATTATCTTCCGGAATGTAATACCTGAAAGGATGGCCCATGGTATTCCTCCTGTCGTTTTGAGCTTTGATTTTTCATTATATTATATCTTAATTTTTACAAAAAACAGGCCGGCTGCTTTACTTGACACAGGACGGTTGAATTTCTAGAGTAACCTGCGCAATAAATATTGCCTGTGTTGCGGCGATTTAAGCTCCCTGAGGGCTTGAATCGTTATTTTTGTGAGGTTGATCATGTCGGACATAAAAAGAATCAGAAAGATCAGGAACATCGGAATAATAGCCCACATAGATGCGGGCAAAACAACCGTAAGCGAGCGGATTTTATATTACACCGGCCGATCTCATAAGATGGGTGAGGTCCACGACGGAACGACGGTCATGGACTGGATGGATCAGGAGCAGGAAAGAGGCATCACAATAACCTCGGCCGTCACGACCTGTTTCTGGCGTAATCACGAGATACACCTTGTGGATACTCCCGGTCATGTGGATTTCACCGTAGAAGTTGAAAGGTCCTTAAGGGTCCTGGACGGAGCTGTGGCCGTGTTATGTGCCGTCGGAGGAGTTGAGCCTCAATCTGAGACCGTATGGCATCAGGCAGACAAGTATCGGGTACCGAAGATAGCCTTCGTTAACAAAATGGATCGAATTGGCGCCGATTTTCCCGGCGTTATAAGGCAAATGGAAGAGAAACTAAAGGCGGTGCCTTTACCGCTTCAGATGCCTGTTGGAGCCGAACAGGACTTCAGAGGAGTCGTTGATCTTCTGAGAATGCGTCAGGTTGTATGGCTGGAAGAAACCCTTGGTGCGGCCTATGAGTATGTGGACATAGAACCCGAACTCAGGAGTGCTGCAGAAGAGGCCCGGGACGCTCTTGTTGCAAAGGTTGCCGAATTCGATGACACGCTACTGGAAAAGTACCTCGAAGGAGAGTTTATCACCGCCGAGGAACTCATTCCCGTTATTCGTAAGGCTACCCTTGAGCTAAAGCTGGTGCCCGTCCTATGTGGGTCGGCCCTGAAGAATAAGGGTATTCAACCTCTCCTCGATGCAATCGTTGATTTTCTGCCCTCCCCTCTGGATATCCCTCCTGTGGTGGGCGTAAACCCGGAAACGGGAGCAAAAGAAGAGCGCCATGCCAGCAGTAAGGAGCCTCTTGCTGCGTTAGCCTTCAAGATATTCATGGACGAAGGGCGCAAGCTCACCTATGTGAGAATATATTCCGGCACCATGAGCGTGGGTATGGATGTTTACAACGCGTCGAAAAAGACACGGGAAAAATTATCCCGCATCTTTTCCATGCACGCAAATAAACGAGAGCGCAAAGACAAGGCCGAGGCGGGAGATATCGTAGCGCTTATGGGTATGAAGAGCGCTACCACAGGGGATACCTTCTGCGACCCCCGTTTTCCCATCCTTCTGGAACCCATAGACGTTTATGAACCCGTTATATCAATGGCCGTAGAGCCCAGAACCAGGGCAGATCAGGATAAACTAATGGACAGCCTGATGAAAATGTCCGAGGAAGATCCTACCTTCCGCTTTCATGAGGACCCCGATACGGGTCAAATAATTATTCGCGGCATGGGAGAACTCCATCTCGAAGTGCTCTTAACCCGTCTTGAAAGGGATTATCATGTTGGGGTTAGAGCAGGAAAACCACAGGTAGTTTACAGAGAAACGATTCAGGAGGAGGCCAGGGCAGATGCAAGCTTCGACAGAGAAATAGGCGGAACAAGGCATTTTGCAAGGGTAAGCGTAATTGTCAGGCCGAGAGAGCGTGGGAAAGGGAACATTGTTTCAATAGACATTGATCCGGCTAAGGTTACGGAAACATTTCTGCCTGCCTTTGAGCAAGGGGTAGAGGACGCCTTATCTTCCGGAACAATTATGGGGTATCCCGTTACCGACGTGGAAGTAAGCGTTGTCGATGCCGATTTTGACGTACAGCATCCCAGCGAACTTGCCTTCAGGGTAGCGACCACCATGGCCGTCAGGAATGCCTGTGAACTCGGGAAACTGATGCTCCTCGAACCTTACATGACCGTGGAGGTTCTCACCCCTGAAGAATTCCTCGGTGAAGTCATAAGTGATTTAAATACCCGTAAGGGTCGCATCGAAAGCATCACCGCCAGAAAAGCCGTACACGTCGTCACGGCTCTTGCGCCTCTTTCCAAAATGTTCGGGTATTCAACAGATCTGAGGTCGGCCACTCAGGGCAGGGCAACCTTTACCATGCAGTTTTCTCATTACGATACGGCCGTGGATTCGCCAACCTAATTTAAGATATCCTTCCCGGTTTGTTCAAACACTTTCCCGGCGGAGACATAAAGATTAAAATGTAATAAAAACGTGAACCGGCAAGAAGAGGGTAGCTTTGAGACTGAAGAAAGTCATTATAACCCTGACACCCGAAGAAGTTCAGGAAGTGTTGCGTATAGACATGGATGGAGACCCAGAAGAAGCCTTTTCCTTCCTTCGTACGGTTTTGGCGAAAAAGGTCAAGGAAGAATTGAAAACCCATTGAGTGCCCGTTTTTGAGGCCGGGTACGGCCCCGGGCAGAAAGATCGATTTGTTAGCCCGAAATGATGGGCAGGCACGGTAAGCCTGTGCCTGCCCATTGAGTTATCCGTGGAGTTTCAAGCAGAGTTCGGCAACACGCCTTCCCAGCTTCCTGGCATTTTCAGCCGTTTTCTCGTCGGGAGCCCCCACGCAGGCCACGCCGTAATGACCCGTAGCACTCATTGGATCCCCCACAACGATCATTCCGTAAATGAGCATACACTGAATTATGGACATCATCGTCGTTTCCTTTCCGCCCGTGGGATCACCTGATGTGGTGAAGGCGGCGCCAACCTTGTTTTCCATCTTTTTTCGAACCCCGACGAAGTCATCAAAGACTTTCTTGAGTTCTGCAGCCATGCTGCCGAAGTAAACCGGTGAGCCGGCTATAATACCGGCAGCTTCGACAAAATCGTCCTTCGTCACCTCTGAAGTGTTTTTTAAAACCGCATCAACGCCGTTTACCTGACGAACTCCCTCCGCCACATACTCTGCAAGCTTTTTCGTGTTTCCTCCCCGAGAATAATACAAAACAAGAACCTTCATCGCTCACCTTCCCTCCTGCATCTAAGTTGATCCCATCTCATTCGATCCTGATGCATCCACTGTCCAAAAAGTTTACCACGGGATATAAGACTTTCAAGGCGGCGTCTGGCAAAATCCGGAATCGGCGTGGGTTCTGCAAAAGCCCATCGAGATCCCGGAAGAGGCATAAAAGCATGAGCATGAATGCGAGCCCCTTTTTGAGCAAGCCTTTCTGCCGGATCAAGGCTATGGTTGACATCTTCCAGGGTTTCTCCTGGAAGGCCAAAAATAAAATCGACGGCAGGCTCAAAGCCCTTTTCAACGAGGAGCTCAACGGCCTTCACGACCTCATCAACACCATGCCCACGCCTCATCGCCCGAAGCATACGCAGGCTTCCGCTCTGGGCTCCCACAACTATCGTCCTGTTATTGCAGAATTCTTTAAGGATTTCGACCGTCTCCTCGGTCACGAACTCGGGTCGTACTTCCGACGGGAAACTGCCGAAAAATATCCTGCCCTGAGAAGGCAGAATTCTCCGAATTGACGCCAGCATCTCGTAGAGGGCGTTGACGTCGGGTCGACGTCCGTCAGAAGAGCCATAGGCCAGAGCGTTAGGCGATATCATTCTCACATCGGTTCTTCCGTGGGCAACCATGACCCGTACGGCTTCGGAAATTACTTCCCCGGTCCTGTGCCTTATCCGGGTTCCTTTTATAACCGGAGTTTCACAATAGGCACACCTGAAAGGGCATCCCCGGGTTATTTCAATGGGTCCAAAGCGGTAAGGCTTCCTGGGAAAGGGAAGGGAATCTTCCCATGGGTAGTTATCTGCGATCCTTCCTTTTTTTAATTTACCCTGGTCGTAGAAAAAAATCGAGGAAGACAAATTGCAGGAGCCGTTAAAAGCAAAATCAAGGAATGATACTACGGCACCTTCTCCCTCACCGGCGCATACGAAATCGGCTCCTTCCTTGAGAACCGACTTAACAGAACCCGTGGGGTGAGGCCCACCGCAAAAGATGATGCAAGGCCCTCTCCAGGGCATGCTCCTTACCCTTTTCCATTCTGCCCTGATGTCCGACCACTCGCAACTCATGAAAGAGTAAACCAGAACCACCGGTCCCGTAAGGCCCTCTGCGAGCTCTGAAGCATGTTCGAAAAACTTCTGTTTATTCAAGAACAGAAGGCCGACCCACCCCGAAGAAATGAGGGGGTGATCTTCTATTGCGGAAGCCAGAGCATTGATGCTGTAACGGTTATATTTCGATAATCGGAAAATGATAGCCCCTTTCCGGGCAGTGCTTCCTTCAGGAATTGCAAAGCTTAACATTTCACCTTTACCGTCCGATCAAATTTGTTTCATAAAACCATGGCAATTACTATTGTTATGCATCAAGCTATGTCTTTTCAACACGACCCGGTTTTAGTATATGGCGCTATTTGTTGAGAATATAATTGTGAGAGAGGAAAAAACCGATGCTAACAATGTTCGTGGTGGCCACGGTTTTCGGAATCCTAGGCCTCGTCTGGGGTGCCGATAAATTCATCGATGGAGCACTTCAACTTTCCCGAGCTCTGAAAATATCGCCCCTTGTGGTTGGTCTTACCGTGGTATCATTCGGCACATCCCTTCCCGAACTGATAACAACGGTCATAGCGAATCTTACAGGGCACCCTGACGTTGCGGTAGGAAACGTGATCGGAAGTAACATAGCAAACGTGTGTCTTATCCTGGGTACGGCGGCGCTTTTCAGACCGCTACTCGTAAGCCAGACCACAATGAAAAGAGAATATCTCTTTCTTGTGGTCATATCGTTGCTTTTCTGGTTTATGAGCTACAACGATCGGCTAAGCAGGACAGAGGGGGCTGTTTTGTTTTTAACCCTGATCGGATACCTGATATGGATGGTTAAACACCCTTCAAATTCGGAAGTTGCTGCGATTCTGCTTAAAGAAGCCGATCAATTGAGCACCTCTGAAGCCGGTACAGACCGTGAGTCCAATCTCAAATTGGCTTTTAATCTTGTGGCCGGACTTCTGGTTTTAACCCTGGCAAGCCGTTCTCTGGTCTGGGGAGGAGTCGGTATCGCCAGGTGGATTAACGTACCGGAGCTGATCATAGGACTTTCCCTGGTCGCTCTCGGTACAAGCCTTCCAGAGCTTGCGGCATCTATTGCGGGAGCGATAAAGAAAAGCGACGACATTGCTGTGGGAAACGTGGTTGGTTCAAATATCTTTAACATTCTTGGAATCATCGGAATATCTTCTCTTGTAAACCCTCTGCAGGTCTCTCAGACCGCCGTTAGCAGAGACTTCCCTATAATGCTTTTTACGACTCTTTTGCTGTGGCCTCTTGCCAGGCCAAAAGGACCGGAGGCCGGTCGTATATCCAGGCCGGAAGCAATGATTCTTCTGGGGGGTTATTTTGCGTACATACTGTTCATGTTTCTCAAAAGGTGAGGAAGATAAACGATGCTTACCGACTTTCTCAATACGGTGAATTTCGTTCTATTTCTGTCTCTGGTGAACCTGTCACCGCCACTTCTCGCATTTTTTTTCGGCTCCAAATACGATGCTCCTCTTGATGGGGGTAGAAAATTCTGGGACGGCAGGCCCCTGCTCGGCCCTCATAAAACCATTCGTGGGGTTCTCGGCGGAGTTGTAACAGGTGTTTTTATCTCTCCCTTCTTCGGCTGGGGAATTCTGGAAGGAACTGCACTTGCCATCCTTTCCATGCTGGGAGATCTCATAACAAGTTTTATCAAGCGCCGTGCAAATCTTCCGAGCGGGAGTGTGGTTATCGGGGGAGATCAATTTCTAGAATGCGTCATGCCGGCACTTTTCTGGAAGTATAAAATGAACATCTCCTTGTTTTACTTCGTAATTGCCGTAACGGCCTTTAGCTCAATCGCCTATGCCGGTTCAATCTTCTTCAAAAAAGTCCTCCTGAGCCCCCCGTGTAATCCCTATCCCAGACCTCTGCACCCTCGCCTGCGCTTCCGGGAATGGAAATCCTGCCAGATAAGAAAGCGCCCCTGGACGGATGTATTCCATTTCGAAGACGCCCTCTACTACCATACGCTGCTATACATGATTCTCAGAATCCTCGGTATTTACGAAATCGGCGTAAGAAACGCTCTTAGTATAAATACAAACCGTGTCTCATTCTTTTTCCCCGATCTTCCGGTGGCTTTTGACGGCTATCGGATTCTCTTTATGACGGATCTGCACCTCGACGGCCATCCCCGGATCACCGATAACTTACGGAAAAGCATAGAAAAAATTGACCACGTTGACCTGTGCGTTCTTGGAGGAGACTACAGGTTTGAGACCGTCGGTGACTTTGCGCCGGCGGTTGGTTACCTGAAGAGTCTCCTTCCGCTGCTTACCGCCAAGGCGCGAGATGGGGTGATTGCCGTCTTGGGTAACCATGATTGCATTGAAATTGAGGAGGCTTTTCGAAATAGAGGCCTGAAATTTCTGGTAAACGACCACGTTATTATCAAACGGGGTAATGAAGCATTGTGCTTTGCGGGTGTTGACGATCCTCATTACTATCGCTGTGCCGATGTAGGCAAAGCGCTCCGGGGCACGGGAAGAGACCTGTTCACGGTGCTCATATCCCATTCCCCGGAAGTCTATAAAGAAGCCCACCGTTTCGGAGTAAATCTATATCTCTGCGGACACACGCATGCCGGTCAGTTCAGCCTTCCCAGGGTGGGACCGGTATTCACTCACAGCCGAACTGGACGGCGC
This Thermodesulforhabdus norvegica DNA region includes the following protein-coding sequences:
- the pilB gene encoding type IV-A pilus assembly ATPase PilB, whose product is MTQPATYQRIGQILVESGFITKDQLQEALNEQRRTRERLGKILLKRGYIDEKDLAVALARQMKLPLVDLRKLNISEDVMGIILRESAEKHGVVPFGLTGNILHVATADPTNRMAADDLRFLTQKTIRFHVATESAINEILEKRREVSTELDAALKMLTDEADLSVIEDTEEIDLAELEGDATEAPVVRLVNSLLTDAIRKKASDIHIEPYEKMLRVRYRIDGILYEVMRPPVRYKHAISTRVKIMSNLDIAERRLPQDGRIKAKILGKEVDFRVSCLPTIFGEKIVLRILDKSNLQLDMTQLGFEEDQLSIFREAIYKPYGMVLVTGPTGSGKTTTLYSALMELNKVERNISTAEDPVEYNLPGINQVQVHESIGLTFAAALRSFLRQDPDIIMVGEIRDLETAEIAVKAALTGHLVLSTLHTNDAPSTVTRLINMGVEPFLIASALNLALAQRLVRKLCDQCKVPDDVPPDVLLDLGVSEREIENFTCYRPRGCQACNNTGYRGRVALYELMPMYEEIQELVLAGASAAELKKEAMRLGMKTLRQSGINKVKAGITSIEEVIRTTARD
- the aroB gene encoding 3-dehydroquinate synthase is translated as MKLNVVLSGGESRSYEVMCESGLHRRLDRIIKDLSRGRRVFCVWDRFVHGLWGHRCLTATESIVWDASEQNKKLSAVEELARELVRRGADRHSLLVAVGGGVTGDVVGFLASIYMRGIPVVQIPTTLVAQVDSSVGGKTGVDLPEGKNLLGTFHQPLWVGIDPDFLQTLSEENFREGMAEVIKTAWIGDADLVRFLLDNSDDILRRRADVMAHVVFRCVEIKAGIVMEDEKEGGVRKVLNLGHTFGHAVERISNYTINHGHAVAMGLICAGILGRQLGYLDREHLNMLKDLLSAYGLPTGLPSEYSPDKMMSVFQADKKKVGNSLVFVIPGPPGKVIWKTIEDKKLIDEVIRLAQKIGKIYLT
- a CDS encoding radical SAM protein, whose translation is MFEEYTRCRLCPWMCEVNRREGKKGRCGAGADVRIAGAFLHFGEEACLVGETGSGAVFFSHCVMRCMYCQTYEMSWFGRGEDLTDPDFLGILKSLVERGCENLNFITPTAYIPHIRWAVEELRKTEKIPPVVYNTGGYESVEALKSLEGIVDIYLTDIKYLNGELAKKLSHAPDYPDIVKVAVMEMYRQVGDLEMNGRGVAKRGLIVRHLVLPGYVEESLKVLEWIAENLSVQTYINVMGHYRPFHLAPNIPELSRTLRRQEYELVISKARELGLTRMDTTHRNLYPLIWEN
- a CDS encoding dipeptidase, giving the protein MAEKIDEVFKVIDEQRDGYLHELLELLRLPSVSANPTCRKYIENAAERLCKALKARGAGCEVLETEGHPVVCGSFQAKDKGPTLLIYGHYDVQPPDPLEEWQSDPFDPVIKDGYVYARGASDDKGQLFCYVAALDAINRAGLQVPVNLRFLFEGEEEIGSPNLRKFLLHRHELLESDAVVISDGSQAAPGVPAITYGLRGLAYLQIDVEGPKRDLHSGVYGGIVVNPLQALVDILSHLKDENDRVMIEGFYDDVLVPDETERAMIRSLPFDEEQLKEYLGISVFGGEKEFHPLERRLLRPTLDVNGIWGGYSGPGAKTVIPSRAGAKISMRLVPNQRYKKITDLTGQYIRKVTPPGVRVKVTPMEGTDPVLVNTKSREVQIAARALEIAFGRPPVFMREGGSIPVVSLFSELMGSKPILLLGFGRPDDGIHGPNERFNLDDFFKGIKTAVALFFLMAER
- a CDS encoding radical SAM/SPASM domain-containing protein, whose amino-acid sequence is MGHPFRYYIPEDNAGFMDKVWRFISKKELPAWSFPRVIQIQTVAGCNAFCIFCPHGKTKRPLPKGRMDWDLYRTIIDECVRHRMWRISPYLMNEPLLDPEIGERIRYISSKKRFPTYTKINTNASLLTEEVARDLLDSGLDVLTCSVHGIVKEKYEKTMVGLKLEKVLDNIDRFLELKAKLRKKKPELRVTMIRTKLIEPDVEKIREYWKRRGVRVSIRPMSNRANPQIADLGVSARPLEPFSWCVRPMEQAYVNVRGELLLCCNDWEQTTILGDLKTQSLEEAWNGDRYREIRRRLLDGRVQGLLCEKCTMQRE